One bacterium genomic window, ATAGCGACATGCTTGCGCAGCAGCGAGAACAGGATCAGCGAGACGAACATTCCCACACCCGCCGCGGCAAAGGCAAAGCCCCAGCCGAAATTCGTGCGCATGTACGAGGCCACCAGCGGCGAGAACAGCGCGCCGACATTGATGCCCATGTAAAAGATATTGTAAGCTTCGTCGCGCTTCTCGGGACGGTCGCGGTACAGATTGCCCAGCAACGTGGAGATGTTCGGCTTGAACAGTCCGTTGCCGATGATCACGCAGGAGAGCCCCGCAAAGAATGCGGGCAGCGGCGGCAGCGCCAGCAGGAAATAGCCCGCGCCCATAAACACCGCGCCGAGCAGAATCGCCCGGCTGAAACCCAGCCAGCGGTCGGCCAGCAAGCCTCCGGCCAGCGGTGTGAAATAGACCAGCGCAATGTACGCGCCGTAAATCTGGCCCACGGTGGCGGTGCTGAAGCCGAGGCTCTCATTCATGTACAGCGACAGAATGGAGAGCATGCAGTAGAAACCGAAACGCTCCCACATTTCCGTGAAGAACAGCACATACAATCCGGCGGGGTGTTTGTGCTTGACAGGTGGAGCGACCGCAGTGAGAGTGGAACTCTGGGTCATGGTGTGATCTCCGTGCCGAAGGTAAGGCGGGCGGGTTTTGTCAGCGCAGATAGAGGATTTTTTGTGTGATGGTGTCGTGGTCGGTATCCAGCCGGACCAGATAAATACCGCTGGCCGCGCGCTGCGGTGACCACACCGCGCGTTGCGTTCCCGCGGAAAATGGCCTGCTGACCAGATCCGCCACGCGGCGGCCCATGATGTCGAACACGCTCAGGTGAACCGTGCCGGCAACGGGCAGCTCATAGGACAGCGTCACGTCATTATTGAAGGGATTGGGATAAGCATGCAGGTTGATGCGGTTGGGCAGCAGGTCGCGCGCAGGGCCGGCCTCCGCCGTGAAGGATTGAATCTCTGAAGAGAACGGCGATGGAAAGCCCGCCGCATTGGAGCGGGAAATGGAGAAACCGTAGATGACAGCCTGATCGGCAACGGTGTAGCTGAACTCGCGGCCCGTGCCCAGATCTACAATGGAGTCGAAATCCGAGCTGTAGTAGTTGCGGATGGCCAGAAAGAAGTGCCCGCCTTGGGGAAGGGCTACGCTGTCGGGAATCTGTCCGTGCAGCAGCGTGGCATTTTCCCAGTTCAGGAGCGGCGGTGCGGGACGGGCGGGAGATTGCAGCATGGTCAGCAGTCCGCCAAAGGTGACCATCGCCACCTTGCGCGCATAGCTGCACGACATGTTGCCGATCACATCATTGGGGTTGTGCTGAAAGGCGAGGTCTTCATTGCGCTCGATCACGCGCAACGCCGGAAAGCCCGCGGCGGAAAAGCTCAAATGGTCGCTGCCCCGTCCGGGGCGGTCGGCGGCGGCAATCAGGTGCATGTCGAAGTCCGGCACGTAGCTCTCCCCCACCCAGCGCAGATACCGCTGCAACTGACGCGAAGGGCTGGAGGTGCCGCCCTGATCGGACGCGCCGTCCGCATAGAGCCGCACCGAAGAAGAATCCACCGCGCCATTGGCCAGCGCAATGTGGCCGATCATGTCCATGCAGATCATCCCGTCCACGCGCTCTTGCTGCGTAGCCATCTCGTTCGCCAGGGCCGCGCTGCCATAGAGGCCCTCTTCCTCGCCCGTAAACCAGATCACATCGAGGTTGTGGGCAAAGGAATCCGGCAGCACGCGCAGCAGTTCGAGAAAGGCCGCACACGAACTGCCGTTGTCGTCCGCGCCGGGAGCAAGGCTGGTGACGTCGCTGATGTTGGCCGCGCGGGAATCGAGATGTCCGCCGATCAGGTACCGCACCGAGTCATTTTCCGTACCCACAACATGGCACATCACATTATGCCGCACAACCGGCTGCCCGCCCCAGCTTTGCGTGTACGGAACCAGCTCGAAGTAACGTCCGTCCGTGCCGAAGCTGCCGGCCTTCGCCCTTACCCACCCCATCGCCGCGCCGATGCCCACGGTGCCACTGGCGGTATCGCTGTAGGTGTGCCGTGTGTGAAAGGATGAAAGCTGCTCGATATACGCCCGCAGGCTATCCGCGCTGATCTGGTTGACCACGGCCTGAATGGACGCGCTGGGCGGATACGGCGGAGCCGCTCCAAATGCTGAGAGGCTGAAAAGCTGAAAGGCTGTAAGGAAGAGGAGAAGAGCAGTGCGCATAGGACATCCGAGATAGGGACATGGCCTGCCATGTCTATTTCTGTCACCAACATGTGGGGCGTGGCCGGATGGAACCGGCCACCTAATCAGCGTGCTGGGGAGAAGTTTTTATCCTTCCAAGGCCAGAAAGAACGGCTGCTCGAGAGCCTCGCAGATCCAGCGGAGGAACCGTGCACCATCCGCGCCGTCGATCACGCGATGATCATAGGACAGTGACAGCGGCAGCAGCAGGCGAGGTTCGAACTTGTCCTCTTTCCACACCGGCTCCATCGCGCCGCGGCTGATGCCGAGGATCGACACCTCCGGCCAGTTGATGATGGGCGTGAAGTGCGTGCCGCCGATGGTGCCGAGATTGGTAATCGAGAACGTGCCGCCTTCGAGGTCCGCCGGCTTCAGTTCGCGCTTATGGGCGCGTTCGGTAAGCTTGGCCAGTTCCACGGACAGATCCAGAATATTCTTCTTGTCCGCGTCGCGGATTACAGGCACCAACAGGCCGCGCTCCGTATTCACCGCCACGCCGACATTCACATAGTCCTTGGCAATGATCGCCCGCGCGGGCATGTCCACACTGGTGTTGAAGCGCGGGAACTGCCGTAACGCGGAAGCTACCACCTTCAGCAGCACGGCAGTCACGGTGAGTTTGCCGCCCATCTGCTCGACATTGGCCGCATACCGCTTGCGCAGCACATCCAGTTCGGTGACGTCCGCATGATCATACTGCGTGACCTGCGGAATGGTGGTCCAGGCGCGCGTCAGATGCTCGGCGGTGGCCTGCCGCACGCTGGTCATGGGCTTGCGTTCGACGTTGCCCCAGCGGGAGAAGTCCGGCAACTGCGCGGCGGCGCCCATAGTGGGAGCAATCGGTCGCGGCGCTTGCGCGGTTTTCAAATCCTCTTCGGTAATCCGTCCGCCCGAGCCGCTGCCCTTGACGGTGGAGAGATCGATTCCGCGTTCGCGCGCCATGCGGCGCACAATCGGCGAGGCGGGAATATCCACTCCGTCGCGCGAACCGCCATTAGATGCTGTTCCCGGCGCGGGCGAGGCCGGTGCCGGTTGCCGCAGTTGCGGCGAGACATGATCGCGCGCGGGCGGTACGCTGCGTTCGACTTGCGGCGGACGCTCCTTCTCGGGCTCCGGCGCGGGCACAGCTTCCACCTTGGAAATATCGGCGGACGCATCGGTTTCAATCTTCACTAAGGGCTGGCCGACGGTGACCTTCTCGCCTTCCTTGGTCAGAATGGCCGCTACGCGCCCGGCGGTATTGGAGGGAACCTCCACCACCGCCTTGCCGGTTTCCAATTCCACCAGCGGCTGCTCGGCACGGATCTCATCGCCCACCTTCACCATCATCCGCACCACGTCACCGCTGTCAATGCCTTCCCCTAAATCCGGCAGCTTAAAATCCACTAACATGACTGTCTCCGCGTATAGTCTTGAATGAAATGTTCGTTGGTATGTATGTTCCTTTTCAGAGATGCAGGATCTCTTCGTGATGGCCACTAGCCAGCACGCTCCCGCTGCTGGATTCATTGGATGCACCACGCGGGAGCGTGGCGCGTAGTGGGATTTGGAAAGAACCCCCTTCTGATTCCCCCTTTTTCAAAGGGGGAAGGGCAGATCGGGTCTCCCCCCGTTTACGGGGGGTAAGGGGGGTCGGGTCTCCCCCCTTAGCATAAGGGGGGACTAAGGGGGGTTCCGTTCCCGGTCAGTGTTGCGACGCCGGAATGGCATCGGCAATCATCGTGGTGGCAACCACTTCGAAAAGCGACATCGCGGGCTCAACACCGAGCTTGCGGAACATCAGCACGCCGCGCGGCGTGCCCGCCTTGCGTACGGCGTCGAAGTCGTCGCGGGTGTTCCACACACCCATCAGCCGCCAGACGTTGACGTCTTCATCGCTCTGCAACAGAAGGCTCTGCACCGGTGTCTGTCCCGGCACGGAGTTCTTAACCAGTTCCTGATAGGCCGCCTTCAGTTCATTCCACTGTCTCGGAGAGACTTCCGCTTCCAATACGGTTAGCACCATGATTAGATCTCCTGTTACTGCGTTTCATATCTATTCAGACCGTTCCATTATCGCTTCACACTGACCGCCACACCGTCGCCTATGGGCAAAAAGACGGTGTCTAAATCGCCCCGCGCTGCAAGCGGGAATATCCATCACCGGAAACAGAATATCATCGGTGACCAGCAGCCCGCGCAACCCGCCCGTTATGATCCCGGCATGGTTTCGGCCGGGTTGTGTTCTCGGTGGATGTAAAAATGCGATCCGGCTCAACCCGGCTCGGCAGGGGTTGGGGATGCAGGGATTGGGATGTGCGGTGGTTGTTGCGCGGGAGGGTTGCGCGTGTTGCCTTGTTCAAGCGGCAAGATTTTGCGCTTAACCCTCCCCTACACCCCGTCTTCTTTCAGCCTTTTCTCCGATCACGCCTTCACCGGCTCTTCCTTTTCCGGGTCGATCTGCAAGTCCTTGATGGCCTGCGCCAGGACATTGGCTTTGAGCTTGCCAGCGCGGAAGAGCTGATACAGCGCGGCATAGGTCACATAGCGGCGATCCACTTCGAAGAAGGCCCGCAGGGAATCGCGGCCATCGGAGCGGCCAAAGCCGTCGGTGCCCAAAGAGTGCAGCGGGCCGGGCAAATACGCCGAGATCGAATCGGGCAGCGCCTTCACATAGTCGCTGGCCGCCACAAAGGGCTGAGTTGATCCGGCAAACAGGCCGCTGACATAGGGCACGCGCGGCTTGTCCGAGGGATGCAGCATGTTCCAACGGTCGGCGGACATGGCATCATAGTAGAGCGACTTGTAACTGGTCACGCTCCACACATCGGCAGAAACACCGTACTTTTCCGCCAGCATCTCTTGTGCATGCACCACTTCATTCAGAATGGTGCCGCTGCCCAAAAGATGCAGGTCCGGTTTGGCATTCGGCTCGAGCGGACCGCGAAGCCTGTACGCGCCGCGCAGGATTCCCTCTTCGGAGCCGTCGGGCATGGCCGGCTGCGCGTAGTTCTCGTTCATCACGGTGATGTAATAGAACAACGATTCCTGATCGGTGTACATCCGCTTCATGCCGTCGCGGATGATCACCGCCAATTCATAGGCATAGGCCGGATCGTAGGCGAGGAGCGTGGGATGCGGATAGACCAGCAGATGGCTGTGCCCGTCCTGATGCTGCAAGCCTTCTCCGGCCAGCGTGGTCCGTCCCGCCGTGGCGCCGATCAAAAAGCCGCGCGTGCGAATATCACCCGCCGCCCACAGCAGGTCACCGATGCGTTGCGGTCCGAACATCGAATAGAGCAGAAAGAACGGAATCACCGGCAGGCCGTGGTTGGCATAGCTGGTGCCTGCCGCAATGAACGCGCTCATCGCTCCGGCTTCGGTGATGCCTTCTTCGAGGATCTGTCCGTCGGTAGCCTCGCGGTAGTACAAGAGGTTCTCCGCATCCACCGGCTGGTAGAGCTGGCCCATATGGGAGTAGATGCCGAACTGCCGGAAGAGCGATTCCATGCCGAAGGTCCGCGCTTCATCGGGGACAATCGGCGCAATCAGCTTGCCGAGCTTGGGATCCCGCAGCAGCTTGGCGATAATCCTCACCATCACCATGGTGGTGGAGACTTCGCGGCCTTCCGTGCCCTTGTAGAACTCATCCATAAAGTCGGAAGGCAGCAGATCGAGTCCCGGACAACTGACAATCCGCTTGGGAGCAAAGCCGCCCAGCCGCGCGCGGGTCTCGCGCATATAGACCATCTCGGGGCTGTCTTCCGGCGGCTTGAAGTAGGGAACCGTGTCCTCGGAGCCGCGGGGAATCTCGATCTGGAAACGGTCGGCGAATTCGCGCACCGCCTGCGTCTCCAGCTTCTTCTGCTGATGGGCCACATTGCGCGCCTGGCCGGCTTCTCCGAGGCCATAGCCTTTTATGGTCTTGGCCAATATAACCGTAGGGCTTCCTCTGTGCTCCACCGCCGCCTTGTAAGCGGCATAGACCTTCAGCGGATCATGGCCGCCGCGCCGCATGCGCTGGATCTGGTCATCGGAGAGATTCTCCACCATCTTCAGAAGACGCGGATCGGTGCCGAAGAAATGCTCGCGGGTGTAGCTGCCCGGTTCCACCGAATACTTCTGATAATCGCCGTCGAGGGCATCTTCCATCCGCCGCAGCAGGGCGCCGTCATGGTCTTGCTCCAGCAACGGATCCCAGTCTTCTCCCCAGATGACCTTGATCACATTCCAGCCTGCGCCACGGAACACCGCTTCCAGTTCCTGAATCACCTTGCCGTTGCCGCGCACCGGGCCATCCAGCCGCTGCAAATTGCAGTTGACCACAAAAATCAGATTGTCCAACTTCTCGCGTCCGGCAAGAGAGATTGAGCCGAGAGCTTCGGGTTCATCGCACTCGCCGTCGCCCATAAAGCACCAGATCTTCTGCTGGGAGACAGACTTCAGACCGCGATCCTGCAAATAGTGATTGAACTGCGCCTGATAGATCGCCATGATCGGCCCGAGGCCCATCGACACCGTGGGAAATTCCCAGAAGTCCGGCATCAGCCACGGATGCGGATAGGAGGACAGTCCGCCGCCGGGAGCCAGTTCCGCCCGGAAATTGTCCAGATCATCTTCGGTCAGGCGGCCAATTAAGAAGGCGCGGGAATAGATGCCCGGAGAGGAGTGCCCCTGAAAATAGATCAGGTCTCCGCCCGATGGATCATTCTTGCCTCTAAAGAAGTGGTTGTAACCGATCTCGTAGAGGGTGGCGATGGACTGGTAGGTGGAAATGTGCCCGCCGATCACCGGGTCACGGCGATTGGCCCGCACCACCATGGCCAGAGCATTCCAGCGGGTGAGGCTTTTGATCCGCCGCTCCATCTCCCGGTCTCCGGGAAAAGGCGGCTGATTCTCCAGAGGGATGGTATTGACATAGGGTGTGTTCAGCGTCATGGTGACGGGCACACCCTGCCGTTCGGCATAGCCGCGCACCCGGCGCAGCAGTTCTCCGGCGTGCTGGGCACCTTCCGACTTCAGCACATAATCATAAGAATCAATCCATTCACGCAGTTCGGTGGGGTCCAGATCAATGGTGTGGCCATCCCGGCCATTCCGCTCTATCGGGCTCTTGTGGGTAATGTCATTCATAAGGGGTACGGTAGTTTCTAAAACACGGTTTGATTAAGTACGGCGGCGTAACCTGAAGGTCAATGTCCACAGGGCTCCGCAAGCTTTGAAATATAAGGATCTCAAGGCGGAAGGTCAAATGGGAGGCACTTGCTCAAGTTTGTTCTTTCACGCGGCGTGGCTCGTATGGGTTTCCCATCCCGGCACCTGTTCATAAATTCACAATGCTCGTGCTTTTGAGGATTTTCGTGTGTATATTTTGCTGGCACCCACTACAGCCTATCCTTCGCCGCGGCATGCGTCTGGAGCATTCGCATGCCCGCTTAGGCAGGATTGGGCGCGGCAGGCCCTCTTTGACGGTATCGCCCAGCGGGGCAGGGCCAAGTCCCAAGAGCCCTGCCGCCGCGAAGGTTTGGGCCGTGCTATGAAATAGCAACACCGCAAGATATTCCTTCATGGAGCCCTCATGAAACCCAAAGCCACCACCCGCAAGAGCTGGCGGGAGAAGATGCAGACCGAGCAGCAGCCGAAGATCGTGCAGATTCCGCTCGAAGGTCAAAAGAGAATGGGCGGAGCCACCATGCTGGTCTCCACGCCGCACGATGTGGACGCGATGATCCGCACGGTACCCAAGGGCAAGCTCATCACCTCGGCACAAATGCGCTCCAAGCTTGCGGCAGAGGCCGGAGCCGAGTGCGCCTGCCCGACATCTACCGGGATCTTCATTCGCATTGCCGCCGAGGCTGCCGAAGAAGACCGCGCCGAAGGCAAAACCCGGATTACTCCCTACTGGCGGGTGATCCGGCCCGATGGCAGTCTGAATGAGAAGTTGCCCGGCGGCACGGAGGCACAGGCCTCTTACCTCGAAGCCGAGGGACATTTTATTGAACTTGGTGCGGGCAAGAAGCCTCCCAAAGTGAGGGATTTCGAAAAGAAACTGGTAAAGGCTTAGAACAGAAAGCAGACCCCCGGGGCGGATAGGGCGCTCCAAGGTCTGTTGTGTTCATAACTTGAACAAAAAAGCAAAAAGCAGCTTGCGTTCGGGGCATTTCAGGTGTATATTAGTGCCCGGATGTTCAGATGGATTAACCAAAGGTTTTCCCATATGATGCGCAAACCTTTTCGCATTGCCCCCTGCTCCCTCTTCGGGAGCTTTCTCTGGCCCCCCAATGTCCGGCGGACACCTTATGAGGCCTATCATGATCTCCTCAGGCGGGCCAGCCTGTATCCGAGCACGGTCCGGATCCGGGGTGAACTCGTAACGTTAAAGCCTTATCAAGTCTTGTGTTCCATGGTCCGGCTGGCCGAAGATTGGGGCTGGCACCGCTCCACAGTGTGGGACTTTTTGCGGGCACTGCGGGCCAACGGACTGGCGGTCATCAATACCGACCATAAGGTGACCATCTTGACACTTTTTCCCGACGGGGATGCGTCCAACGAAATCAGCGACTTGCTCAGTTCCGAGGACCCGCTTAACTTCTGCCCTTCCGGAAAGGGGAAATCGCATTCAACCGACAGCCCACCGGCACATTCTAAGAGTAAAGAGTCTTTATTGAATTCTATTTTAGATTCAAAGAAAGAATTCTTAGAATCGTCCGGCAGGGCGTCCGGCCCCTTCGAAGGCCACGAGTTCACCGACTTCCTCCGCTCGCGGCTTACCGGACCCGACCGGGTGCGGTTGACCCCGGACATTCTGCCGCGGCTGCGGGCCGAGTATCTGGATAAACTGATTTCCGAAGGTCGCTTGAACGTCGCGGAGAAAGACCGTATATTGTTGAGTTCAAACGGCATGTAAACACGTGTCCGGAACGATGAACGATAAACGATGAACGAGGAACGCACGCCATCCTCCTTCGGCGCGGGTCGTCTTTCAGCATTTCAGATTTTCAGCCTTTCAGCATTCTTTTGCATGTACCCCATTCTCTTCACCATCGGTCCCTTTTCCCTGCACACCTACGGCCTGGCCATGGCGGTGGCGTTTGGGCTGGGAATCTGGATTGCCATGAAACGGGCGGACGCGCACGGCTTTGGAGCCAAGTACGCGCTCGACCTGTCCATCATGATTCTGATCTTCTCTCTGGTGGGTGCGCGCTTCGCCTATGTGGTCACCCACTGGGATGAGTTCGCGCAGCATCCGCTGGACATTATCTCGCCGGTGCAGCACAACGGGCAGATCGGCATTGCCGGCCTGGTGCTGCTGGGCGGTGTGGCCGCGGCGTTCGCCACGGTGTATTATTACTCCCGCCGGCATGGCCACACATTCCTGTCGACCACCGATCTGTTTATTCCGTCGACGGCGCTGGGAATTGCCATTGGCCGGGTGGGCTGCTTTTTCAACGGCTGCTGTTTCGGCGAACCGTGTGACGCCGCGTGGTGCGTGGTCTTTCCCAAGGACAGCCTGGCGGGGTACATCTTCCCCAACACGCCGGTCCATCCCACGCAGCTTTATGAAACCACCGCCATGCTGCTGCTGTTCGGCGCGATGATGTTTTATGACCGCCATCGCCATCCCGAAGGCCGCATGACGGGCATTTTTCTGCTGGCGTACGGTGTGTGGCGGTTCTTCAATGAGAGCCTGCGCTGGTACGAAAACGAGATGATCGTCTTTCAGACCGACGCCTTCCGCCTGACCGTCTCGCAGGTCCTGTCCGCCATCATGGTGGTTTGCGGCGCGTACTTGCTGTGGAGATCGTACCGGAAAGGTGCGGCGCGGTCAAATGCCTCAACCCTGCCGAGCCGGGTTGAGCCGTAAGATGCCTTAGCCAGAACCGAGTACACAACCCGGCCGAAATGCCACCCCACGCACCGCCGAGCCGGGTTGAGCCGAACGCCGTACTGACCGTGACGAAGAACACAACCCGGCCGAAACTATGCGCCGTCGGCACGCACTTTACTCTTACCCTCACACCCTCCACTTCGTGACCACCGTTACCGCAGTGCGAGGGAAATGGTTTGTGGAGGAGGCGGTTTGCACGCGCATTCTGAAACGGTTTGAAAGCTGCTTGCAGCGGTTCGGTCTTGATTGTTGTGGCTATGTTCTGATGCCCGACCACATCCACACCCTATTGCGGCAAGTGGAGGAAGGGCTCATCATCTCAAAGTTTATGCAGGCCTTCAAGCGCGAAACCTCGGCATATGCGCGCCCGAAGTCCTACACGGCATCATCGCTGTGGCTCCCGCACTTCGATGATGTTCCCATACCAAATTCCAAAGCGGCGGCAACCCGGCTGTCGTACATGAACTACAACCCACTACGGCGGGGGCTTGCCGATGAGGTTGAGAAGTACTTATGGTCCAGCGCCCGGGATTATGCCGGTGCAGGTCATGGCATAGTGACAGTGACGAATCCTTTCACTGGAGAAGTCTTCGGACCGGGGCGGGCTGCGGAGGCTTAGTTTCGGTCGGGTTGTGTCCTCGGCGCATGTGAATGAATGGTCCGGCTCAACCCGGCTCGGCAAGGTTTCGGTCGGGTTGTGTCCTCGGCGCGTGTGAATGAAAGATCCGGCTCAACCCGACTCGGCAAGGGTTAGGTCGGGTTGTGTCCTCGGCGCATGTGAATGAATGGTCCGGCTCAACCCGACTCGGCAGGGGTTGGGTGCTCGGCGGGCAAAAAAAGAGAAGCACCTTGTTCCTCACCTTTGAAGGCATCGACGGCAGCGGGAAGTCAACACAGATTGCCCGCACAGAAAACTACCTGAAGGCGCGCGGCTTTGATGTGCTGGTGGCGCGTGAACCGGGCGGGACGCGGCTGGGAGAAGCCATCCGCGCCATTCTGCTGGACCCGCGCTGGAGTGAGATGACCGCCCGCGCGGAATTCTTTTTGTATTCGGCCTCGCGCGCGCAGCTTGTGGAGCAGACCGTGCGGCCACATCTTGCCAAAGAGCGCGCGGTGATGATTCTCGACCGCTACGATGATTCGTCGTCGGCCTATCAGGGCGGCGGGCGCGAACTGGGCCTCGATGCCATCGAAGCAATCAACCGTTTTGCCACGGGCGGACTGGCACCCGATATGACCTTTGTGCTGGATCTGGACTGGCCGACCTCCTGTGCGCGGCGCGCCAAGGCGGGAATGGAAAATGACCGCCTCGAGCAGAATGCCCATGACTTTTTCGAGCGTACCCGCGCCGCCTATCACGACCTCGCCGCGCGCCATCCCGGCCGCATGGTGCTGATCGACGCCACGCAGAGCGAAGACGCGGTGTTTGCAGAGATCAAGCAGGCGCTGGAAGAGAAATTGCCCCTATCCTGACTTTCCCGTCCCGTGATAAATCGGGGTCCCACAGTAAGAGAAGGGAGAAGAACCCCCTTCTGATTCCCCCTTTTTCAAAGGGGGAAGGGCCGTCGGATCTCCCCCGTTTACGGGGGATTCAGGGGGTCTGGTCTCCCCCCTTAGAATAAGGGGGGACCAAGGGGGGTATTTCTTTCAGCATTTCGGATTTTTCCAAGGTGTGAAAACAAAATAATATGGCAGAACCTTCTTCCGGCATCCTGACCACTGAGCAGGTGCTTTCGGTGGGTCAAAAACTGTTTGAACTGCGGCCGCTCTCCGAGGTGCTGGATGCCGTATTGACCGCCTGTGCCAGCGCCATGCGCGCGGAAACGGCCATGGTCTTTTTGAAGGATGAGCAGGGACTGCCGCAGGTGGCCGCGCAGAGTTACAAAGGCGCCGGGCAGCCGCGCACTCTGGCCGACGTCTCCTCTTCGATGCTCGACGATGTGTTTGCCAAGGGTGAACCGGTGCTCACCGAAAGCGCGATTGAAGACCCGCGCTTCTCGGGCCGCTCCTCGATTATTCTGCAGGGCATTCAGTCGGCAGTGATCATGCCGCTCTCCGGCAAGGGCGGAGTGTTCGGCGCGATTTACCTCGACAGCCGCTCGGACCGCACGCGCTTTCTGAAGGCTAATCTTGGCCCGTTGTCCACGCTGGCGGCCTTCTCCACACTGGCCATCGAAAACGCGCGGCGCTATGAGCATGCGCGCCGCAGTCATCAGAGCGGAGAGGCCGGGCAACTGGTGGGATCATCTCCCGCCATGCAGGAGCTGTTTAACCTGATCGAACGCGTGGCCGGATCGGATCTGCCCGCGCTGATTCTCGGCGAATCGGGCACAGGCAAAGAGTTGGCCGCGCGGGAGATTCACACCCGCAGCCCGCGCAAGGAGAAACCGTTCCTCGCGCTCTACTGCGGCAATGTGTCCGATCAGCTTTTCGAAAGTGAACTCTTCGGCCATAAGAAAGGCTCCTTCACCGGAGCCACCGCCGATAAGCAGGGCCTGGTGGAAGCCGCCGCCGGCGGCTCGCTGTTTCTGGATGAAGTGGCGGACATTCCCGCCGACCTGCAGACCAAGCTGCTGCGCTTTCTGCAGGAAGGGGAATACCGCGCGGTGGGCGACACAAAAGTGCGCAAGGCCGACGTGCGGATTATTACCGCCACTAACCGCGATCTGCGCAAGGAAGTCAGGGAAGGCCGCTTCCGCGACGATCTGTTTTACCGCCTGTATATTCTGCCGGTGACCATGCCGCCGCTGCGCGCCCGCGCCACGGATGTGCCGCATCTGGTCCGGCATTTTTTAGACAAATACGCTCCCAAGGGCCGCGGGGCCAGCGGCATCTCTCCCGACGCGCTGCGTCGGCTGACTTCTTACGGTTGGCCGGGTAATGTGCGGGAACTGGAGAACACCGTCGCCCGGGCGATGGTCGTCGCGCGCGGCGACCGGATCGAAGCCGATGACGTGCTGCTGCCCGAAGGCATGGCCTTGCAGGACAGCCTCGACGATCTGAGCTGGAAGGGCGCGGAGAAGCGGCATATCCTGTTCGTGCTGAACCAGTGCGGCGGGAACAAGAGCCGCACGGCGGAGGTGCTGGGCATCTCGCGCCGCTATCTGCACTACCGCCTCAAGGAATGGGAAGACGGCATCGAATCGCCCGAGGGAGCCGACCTGAAACCCGATAACGAAAAAGGAACTCGCCTATGAAGCGCGTGCTCTCCGGCATGGGCTGCGGCCTGGTGCTGATGTGCCTCGTTGCCG contains:
- the tmk gene encoding dTMP kinase, whose product is MFLTFEGIDGSGKSTQIARTENYLKARGFDVLVAREPGGTRLGEAIRAILLDPRWSEMTARAEFFLYSASRAQLVEQTVRPHLAKERAVMILDRYDDSSSAYQGGGRELGLDAIEAINRFATGGLAPDMTFVLDLDWPTSCARRAKAGMENDRLEQNAHDFFERTRAAYHDLAARHPGRMVLIDATQSEDAVFAEIKQALEEKLPLS
- a CDS encoding sigma-54-dependent Fis family transcriptional regulator, producing MAEPSSGILTTEQVLSVGQKLFELRPLSEVLDAVLTACASAMRAETAMVFLKDEQGLPQVAAQSYKGAGQPRTLADVSSSMLDDVFAKGEPVLTESAIEDPRFSGRSSIILQGIQSAVIMPLSGKGGVFGAIYLDSRSDRTRFLKANLGPLSTLAAFSTLAIENARRYEHARRSHQSGEAGQLVGSSPAMQELFNLIERVAGSDLPALILGESGTGKELAAREIHTRSPRKEKPFLALYCGNVSDQLFESELFGHKKGSFTGATADKQGLVEAAAGGSLFLDEVADIPADLQTKLLRFLQEGEYRAVGDTKVRKADVRIITATNRDLRKEVREGRFRDDLFYRLYILPVTMPPLRARATDVPHLVRHFLDKYAPKGRGASGISPDALRRLTSYGWPGNVRELENTVARAMVVARGDRIEADDVLLPEGMALQDSLDDLSWKGAEKRHILFVLNQCGGNKSRTAEVLGISRRYLHYRLKEWEDGIESPEGADLKPDNEKGTRL